In a single window of the Ciconia boyciana chromosome 7, ASM3463844v1, whole genome shotgun sequence genome:
- the IER5 gene encoding immediate early response gene 5 protein — protein sequence MEFKLEAHRIVSISLGKIYSARGQRGGLKLHKNLLVSLVLRSARQVYLSEPGCPPEPPPAACGPPEEEPPPCTTAWAAGEPPPPPQDEAARGGPRLPGADCEGARPRRCCCGCSCCCAAAAGGEANRADCATAAAGAAASPPPHCPRKRSAGERGQAGSPVKKPRREVEEPSPPPPGEQEDMETGNVASLISIFGSSFSGLLSKEPKGRRRAPLDGGEAAAATPPAEAAAEPGQICCDEPVLRTLNPWSTAIVAF from the coding sequence ATGGAGTTCAAGCTGGAGGCGCACCGCATCGTCAGCATCTCGCTGGGCAAGATCTACAGCGCGCGGGGCCAGCGCGGCGGCCTCAAGCTCCACAAGAACCTCCTGGTGTCGCTGGTGCTGCGCAGCGCCCGGCAGGTCTACCTGAGCGAGCCGGGCTGCCCGCCCgagccgccccccgccgctTGCGGGCCCCCcgaggaggagccgccgcccTGCACCACCGCCTGGGCGGCCggcgagccgccgccgcccccgcagGACGAGGCGGCTAGGGGCGGCCCGCGGCTGCCCGGCGCGGACTGCGAGGGCGCCCGGCCGCGGCGCTGTTGCTgcggctgcagctgctgctgcgcggcggcggcgggcggcgaggCGAACCGCGCGGACTGCGCCaccgccgccgcgggggccgcggcgTCCCCGCCGCCCCACTGTCCCCGGAAGCGGAGCGCCGGCGAGCGGGGCCAGGCGGGCTCCCCGGTGAAGAAGCCCCGCCGCGAGGTGGAGGAgccgtcgccgccgccgccgggcgaGCAGGAAGACATGGAGACGGGCAACGTGGCCAGCCTTATCAGCATCTTCGGCTCCAGCTTCTCGGGACTGCTCAGCAAGGAGCCCaaggggcggcggcgggcgccccTTGACggcggcgaggcggcggcggccacgCCGCCCGCCGAGGCGGCGGCCGAGCCGGGGCAGATCTGCTGCGACGAGCCGGTGCTGCGGACTCTCAACCCCTGGAGCACGGCCATCGTGGCCTTCTGA